In Aquimarina sp. TRL1, a single window of DNA contains:
- a CDS encoding TauD/TfdA family dioxygenase: METTQVIQIEDAKPGEIGGIISGIDVKELKKEDPELAEIRNAIYRNKLVVIRNQSLEPEEYVAFTRVLGRPQVYFQENYHHPDYPEIFVSSNVNKEGEKVGVAGTGHYWHTDCQFEAKPLSFTSITPIVIPPTIRETRYIDMHEVYNKMPEDLKKIVEGATLIHGGNNRYKVTPDDIDKSIQQLIDKMNEMVPFVKHPAIIEHPVTGDKILYMSSGFTMKIDGLKHEENEEAMKKLFEFIEKEEHIHVHTWEKGDLIIWDNRYLLHMSSALPPGEKSKSYRIGIYDDLPFYVGLEK, translated from the coding sequence ATGGAAACAACACAAGTCATTCAGATTGAAGATGCTAAACCCGGAGAAATAGGAGGGATAATATCAGGAATTGATGTCAAAGAATTAAAAAAAGAGGATCCTGAACTGGCAGAAATAAGAAATGCTATTTATAGAAATAAGCTAGTCGTAATTCGGAACCAATCTTTGGAACCCGAGGAGTATGTGGCATTTACAAGAGTTTTAGGAAGACCACAAGTATATTTTCAGGAAAACTATCACCATCCCGATTATCCAGAAATTTTTGTTTCCTCCAATGTCAATAAAGAAGGAGAGAAAGTTGGAGTTGCAGGAACAGGACATTATTGGCATACAGACTGTCAGTTCGAAGCTAAGCCATTGTCTTTTACTTCGATAACGCCAATTGTGATTCCTCCGACAATTCGGGAGACCAGGTATATCGATATGCATGAGGTATACAATAAAATGCCAGAAGATCTTAAAAAAATAGTAGAAGGCGCCACCCTGATACATGGAGGAAATAACAGATATAAAGTTACTCCTGACGATATCGATAAATCCATCCAGCAGTTGATTGATAAAATGAATGAAATGGTACCGTTTGTAAAACATCCTGCCATTATAGAACATCCGGTAACTGGAGATAAAATTTTATACATGAGCAGCGGTTTTACGATGAAAATAGATGGTCTAAAACACGAAGAAAATGAAGAAGCAATGAAGAAATTGTTTGAATTCATCGAAAAAGAAGAACATATTCATGTACATACCTGGGAGAAAGGAGATTTAATTATTTGGGATAATAGATATTTGCTTCATATGTCTTCTGCTTTACCTCCCGGAGAAAAAAGTAAAAGCTATAGAATTGGGATTTATGATGATCTTCCTTTTTATGTTGGATTAGAAAAATAA
- a CDS encoding fatty acid--CoA ligase translates to MKKHPPETLVTLCNHQAKIRGNETAFLFEDKEITYRQFDCYTNQVANGLIKEGVKEGTRVGYLAKDSICGFEILFGTAKAAAVLITVNWRLSAKEILYILNNGAAEVLFVGEEFFDVVASIAEELITVRKIICCKGTHGEYQEYVQWKEEQSSLETRVTHTAETPVVQMYTSGTTGSPKGVQLAHYSFFSLLQGMYAKGDAWMNLESRDTLLLSLPMFHIGGLWWAIQGFIVGAKGIVLETFIAWKALEYIEKLKVTKVAMVPAMVQFVLAEPAYKNTDFSSVTGFLYGGSPITPAVMRIAMKTFDCDFFQVYGMTETGNMAVCLRPEDHTIPWNEKMKSAGKPLPGVEAKVINFKHQSVPPNTIGEICLKSPSNMIGYWNNTKATQETMIDGWIHTGDAGYIDEDGYIFICDRIKDMIICSGENIYPAEIEAVLSEHPSVKDVAVIGIPDDQWGEVVKAIIVVQPEQEIKKRALINFCRGKIADYKIPSTISFVPSLPRNPSGKILKRELRAPFWKGLERQVN, encoded by the coding sequence ATGAAAAAACACCCCCCGGAGACCTTAGTTACACTTTGTAACCATCAGGCAAAAATAAGAGGTAACGAAACAGCCTTTCTTTTTGAAGATAAAGAGATCACCTATCGCCAGTTTGATTGTTATACCAATCAGGTCGCTAATGGACTGATAAAAGAAGGGGTCAAAGAAGGAACAAGAGTAGGGTATTTAGCAAAAGATAGTATTTGTGGGTTTGAAATATTATTTGGAACAGCAAAAGCTGCAGCTGTACTAATTACGGTCAATTGGCGGCTGAGTGCTAAAGAAATTTTATATATCCTCAATAATGGAGCAGCAGAAGTTTTATTTGTTGGGGAAGAGTTCTTTGATGTTGTCGCCTCTATAGCGGAAGAACTAATCACAGTCAGAAAGATTATATGTTGTAAGGGAACACATGGAGAATACCAGGAATATGTGCAATGGAAAGAAGAACAATCTTCTTTAGAAACAAGAGTAACACATACGGCAGAGACTCCGGTGGTACAAATGTATACTTCGGGAACAACGGGAAGTCCCAAAGGAGTACAATTGGCACATTACAGCTTTTTTTCCTTATTGCAGGGAATGTATGCAAAAGGAGATGCCTGGATGAATCTCGAGAGTAGGGATACTTTATTGTTGTCGTTACCGATGTTTCATATTGGGGGACTATGGTGGGCTATACAAGGGTTTATAGTAGGGGCAAAGGGCATTGTATTGGAAACATTCATCGCCTGGAAAGCATTGGAATATATAGAAAAATTAAAAGTCACCAAAGTTGCTATGGTACCGGCAATGGTACAATTTGTATTAGCAGAACCCGCATATAAAAATACTGATTTCTCTTCTGTTACTGGTTTTTTGTATGGGGGATCTCCGATTACTCCTGCGGTAATGCGAATAGCAATGAAAACTTTTGATTGTGACTTTTTTCAGGTGTATGGGATGACAGAAACGGGAAATATGGCAGTATGCCTTCGCCCGGAAGATCATACAATACCATGGAATGAGAAAATGAAATCTGCTGGTAAGCCCTTGCCAGGTGTAGAAGCCAAGGTAATAAACTTTAAGCATCAATCAGTTCCTCCGAATACCATAGGAGAGATTTGCCTGAAATCACCTTCCAATATGATTGGATATTGGAATAATACAAAAGCCACTCAGGAAACGATGATAGATGGATGGATACATACCGGAGATGCAGGTTACATAGATGAAGACGGCTATATTTTTATCTGTGATAGAATCAAAGATATGATCATTTGTTCTGGAGAAAATATATACCCGGCAGAGATAGAAGCAGTATTAAGTGAGCATCCGTCAGTAAAAGATGTTGCCGTAATAGGTATTCCGGATGATCAATGGGGAGAAGTGGTAAAAGCAATTATAGTAGTACAACCCGAACAAGAAATTAAAAAAAGAGCCCTCATTAATTTTTGTAGAGGGAAAATAGCAGATTATAAAATACCCAGCACTATTTCATTTGTACCATCGCTTCCCAGAAATCCAAGTGGAAAAATCCTGAAAAGAGAATTAAGAGCCCCTTTCTGGAAGGGATTAGAACGGCAAGTCAACTAA
- a CDS encoding 4'-phosphopantetheinyl transferase superfamily protein: protein MYRKGVIPLERKERTFMAGFCIIHKELQDLESITHLLHPKETTTVQALKFGKRKSSYLLGRYAAKKALSILFPTVAADSILISSGIFKFPVIESHHIHNTKVSISHCDTIGIALAFPESHPIGVDIERVNEKGIDALKSVINDQEFNLLTSYLLPSSVCYTMIWTIKEGLSKILKTGLMADFNILEIESISKEGNAYISTFKNFAQYKAVSYCIDEYICTLVLPKNTSPILSEFEEAITYRLEQV, encoded by the coding sequence ATGTATAGAAAAGGAGTTATACCATTAGAGAGAAAAGAGCGTACTTTTATGGCTGGTTTTTGTATCATTCATAAAGAACTTCAAGATTTAGAATCCATAACTCATCTTTTACATCCTAAAGAAACTACTACAGTACAGGCGTTAAAATTCGGAAAGCGAAAATCTAGTTATCTTTTGGGGCGATATGCTGCAAAAAAAGCCTTATCCATTCTCTTTCCCACCGTAGCTGCTGATAGTATTCTTATTTCTTCTGGTATTTTTAAATTCCCTGTTATAGAGTCTCATCACATTCATAATACAAAAGTAAGTATTAGTCACTGTGATACTATTGGAATCGCATTAGCATTCCCTGAAAGCCATCCTATCGGAGTTGACATCGAACGTGTTAATGAAAAAGGTATCGATGCATTAAAAAGTGTCATCAATGACCAGGAATTCAACCTACTCACTTCCTATCTTCTTCCATCTTCTGTTTGCTATACGATGATATGGACTATCAAGGAAGGGCTTTCTAAAATATTAAAAACCGGCTTAATGGCTGATTTTAATATTCTGGAGATAGAGAGCATTTCTAAAGAGGGGAATGCCTATATCAGTACTTTTAAAAACTTTGCTCAATACAAGGCTGTTTCTTATTGTATTGATGAATACATTTGTACGCTTGTATTGCCTAAAAACACTTCTCCTATCCTTTCAGAATTCGAAGAAGCCATTACATACCGGCTTGAGCAGGTTTAG